Proteins encoded together in one Chitinophaga sp. LS1 window:
- a CDS encoding FecR family protein codes for MINDELFNTLAARKLAGEATAEELQELDILMQDNDYLREQFTLLQSYFREAPYHAAADTELALQKTMARIHATPTLQPKRAVWKWLSVAAAAILILGTGLLYVDKAHTPISQMAANDTMQWLHRQNGKATRASIELADGSKIWLNVDSKLTYPEVFNSKSREVYLTGEAFFDIAPNPGRPFIIHLAKGSVHVLGTSFNIRAYDNEAVQTSVQTGKVAFIPADNRDTVFITPDEKVTYQPAATKAIIKEPTAAEDDKAWTEGRLVFRDKTLEEIGIELERTFGKKISFIDEAPRHYRLTGSFQNNNLQDIMYYLARSRSFHYNITDSTLLISE; via the coding sequence ATGATCAACGATGAACTTTTTAATACACTAGCCGCCAGGAAACTGGCTGGAGAAGCTACCGCCGAAGAGCTGCAGGAGTTGGATATCCTAATGCAGGATAACGATTATTTACGGGAACAATTTACCCTATTACAATCCTATTTCAGGGAAGCACCTTATCACGCTGCTGCAGATACTGAACTAGCCCTGCAAAAAACCATGGCACGCATTCACGCCACTCCCACACTCCAACCCAAAAGAGCTGTGTGGAAATGGCTCAGTGTCGCCGCCGCCGCTATATTAATACTCGGTACCGGATTATTGTATGTAGACAAAGCACATACTCCTATATCACAGATGGCAGCCAACGACACCATGCAATGGCTGCATCGCCAGAATGGCAAAGCAACCCGCGCCAGCATCGAACTCGCTGACGGTAGTAAGATCTGGCTCAATGTAGACAGTAAACTCACTTACCCTGAAGTGTTCAACAGCAAGTCCAGGGAAGTCTACCTCACCGGCGAAGCATTCTTTGATATCGCACCCAATCCAGGTCGGCCTTTCATCATTCACCTCGCTAAAGGAAGTGTACATGTACTAGGTACCTCCTTTAACATCCGTGCCTATGATAATGAAGCCGTGCAGACTTCCGTACAAACAGGTAAAGTAGCCTTTATACCTGCTGATAACAGGGATACCGTCTTCATCACACCAGATGAAAAAGTAACCTATCAGCCTGCCGCTACAAAAGCAATTATTAAAGAACCAACAGCTGCTGAAGACGATAAAGCCTGGACTGAAGGCCGACTCGTATTCAGAGATAAAACATTGGAAGAAATAGGCATTGAACTGGAAAGGACCTTCGGCAAGAAGATCTCATTTATAGATGAAGCACCACGGCATTACAGGCTCACCGGCTCATTCCAGAACAATAACCTGCAGGATATCATGTATTACCTTGCCAGATCAAGATCATTCCACTATAATATAACTGATAGCACACTGCTGATAAGTGAATAG
- a CDS encoding RagB/SusD family nutrient uptake outer membrane protein — translation MKRLLIILISATTLYSCRKLDQPITREYTEEAYWRDADDAIAAVNSCYENMSNDGYFFGNEALSDNAYVNGTGFDNVTAIADGAYDPSNARVTNEWSYRYTCIRKCNTVTTNIDKVPNMDSTLKKRILAEARFIRAYSYFQLADWYGDVPFYTNLITIDEAKSITRTPKADILNFVQSELAAIRADLPVNTAYAEQDRGRITRGAAIAFSARVHLYKGEWQAVVDDCEQLIGKTDNGTYSLQSSYKNVFSINNEYNSEVILDLQYGGGRTYATQRNFLPQTVALLRSVLVPTQDLVDDYVMLNGKGIAESGSGYNESNPYTNRDPRFEATILHDGSTITDFNGAVQTILTQPGSNPATNSVDDQGASPTGYYFYKYYDPTASNYNSSLNLIMIRYAEVLLMYAEAKNELGQLDANVWNTTVRALRVRAGFNDAGATEYSSATTDQLRTIVRRERRAELVFEGIRPFDIRRWKIADQVLARPVRGIKVTGGAFNKDANGYIIVENRLFNNPKHYLWPVPTFERDQNSHLGQNQGW, via the coding sequence ATGAAGAGACTACTGATAATACTCATAAGTGCGACTACGCTGTATTCCTGCCGTAAGCTGGATCAGCCTATCACACGCGAATATACAGAGGAAGCCTACTGGCGGGATGCTGATGATGCAATCGCAGCCGTAAACAGTTGTTACGAAAATATGTCGAACGACGGCTACTTTTTCGGCAACGAAGCACTGAGCGACAATGCTTATGTAAACGGTACCGGTTTTGACAACGTGACCGCTATTGCTGATGGGGCCTACGATCCATCCAATGCAAGAGTAACGAATGAATGGTCATACCGCTATACCTGTATCCGCAAGTGTAACACCGTAACAACGAATATCGACAAGGTGCCAAACATGGATTCTACCCTGAAAAAAAGGATCCTGGCCGAAGCCCGTTTTATTCGTGCCTACTCTTACTTTCAGCTGGCAGACTGGTATGGGGATGTTCCATTCTATACCAACCTCATTACCATCGACGAAGCTAAATCCATCACCCGCACACCAAAGGCAGACATCCTCAATTTTGTACAGTCAGAGCTGGCTGCCATCCGTGCAGACCTGCCGGTAAACACTGCTTATGCTGAACAGGACAGAGGCCGCATCACCCGTGGTGCTGCGATCGCTTTCAGTGCACGGGTACATTTGTACAAGGGAGAGTGGCAGGCTGTGGTAGATGATTGTGAACAACTCATTGGCAAAACTGATAACGGAACTTATAGTCTGCAATCCAGCTATAAAAATGTATTCAGCATCAACAATGAATATAACAGCGAAGTGATCCTCGACCTGCAATATGGGGGTGGTCGTACCTATGCTACACAACGCAACTTCCTTCCACAGACAGTTGCCTTGCTGAGGAGTGTGCTGGTGCCTACACAGGACCTCGTAGATGATTATGTAATGCTGAATGGTAAAGGTATCGCTGAATCAGGTTCCGGTTACAATGAAAGTAATCCTTACACCAACAGGGATCCTCGTTTTGAAGCCACCATCCTGCACGATGGTTCTACCATCACTGACTTTAACGGTGCGGTACAAACGATTCTCACACAGCCAGGTTCTAATCCCGCTACCAATAGTGTGGATGATCAGGGAGCTTCTCCCACCGGTTATTACTTCTACAAATATTACGATCCAACCGCCAGCAATTACAACTCCAGCCTGAATCTGATTATGATTCGCTATGCAGAAGTATTGCTGATGTATGCAGAAGCAAAAAATGAACTGGGACAACTGGATGCGAACGTATGGAATACCACTGTTCGTGCATTGCGTGTACGTGCTGGTTTCAATGATGCAGGTGCTACTGAATATTCTTCAGCCACTACCGACCAGCTCAGAACCATCGTACGCCGTGAAAGACGTGCAGAACTGGTATTCGAAGGTATTCGTCCATTCGATATCCGTCGCTGGAAAATAGCTGACCAGGTACTGGCCAGACCAGTAAGAGGGATCAAGGTAACCGGAGGTGCTTTTAACAAAGATGCAAATGGATATATCATTGTAGAAAACAGGCTTTTCAACAATCCAAAACATTACCTCTGGCCGGTGCCTACATTCGAACGCGACCAAAACAGCCACCTCGGACAAAACCAGGGTTGGTAG
- a CDS encoding ABC transporter permease, whose product MLKITIRRLLRFKKASLLNIAGLAIGIAASLIVFMIIRFETSFDTQQPNYKNIYRIVTPTDYSTGVQYNSGVSTGVPDAIKNEFPQMEKVATLQMIEGAQFSAEENAGKNAGENARKNAGDNAGRNVEDNAGKDAGENAIKNAGKNTSEKVFKEDHGTYFIEPSWFDLFHQKWLSGDPSQLAAPNTIVLDKTTAEKYFGTWKKAIGQIITLDNKYPLKVAGILDNAPANTDFPLRMVVSFETLRQHPDDYSYVKNDWGGMNGQHQVFVQLPENTDPATISNRLKTFSKEHYTNQLIKVRTLLLLPLSENHFDNRFSYIVPHVSSHTRLLTLTFIGVLILLMAIINFINLTTAQSAIRSKEIGIRKVLGSLRRQLITDLLFETAILVTVAILLAIGIAQLSLPVLRGFTPMPIAVFSIENIVFLFILLISVTLFAGIYPAFILSGYQPLKAFKPAGFSVRRGLVITQFAISQIMIIGTIVAMEQVHLLQSADLGFNKEAVYTVPGFGNYDLNGADALKTRLKQYAGFASITLANMPPTANSNWMDVFYFDQGATPSNYNIDIRCGDADYVRTFGLQLIAGRNYQDGKNIRELIINQTFAKQLGYKDPASAIGHTIKISNTGEWHQIVGVIKDFTNNSLREQVRPSVVMPWREACWLTCIKLTDFKMIDVLKDEWMKAFPGYVFNGSFLTQQMENYYQQEQQLSLLYRLFAGIAIFISCLGLYGMVSFMAVQKKKEIGIRKVLGASVMNILYLFWKEFLTLTGMAFLIAAPAGWWLMNNWLQNFTLRTEVGATVFLTAIAASVAIALLTVSHKAMTAALTNPVQSIQTE is encoded by the coding sequence ATGCTGAAAATCACCATCCGCCGCCTCCTCCGTTTTAAAAAAGCTTCCTTACTCAATATCGCCGGCCTTGCCATCGGCATCGCTGCCTCCCTGATCGTGTTCATGATCATTCGCTTTGAAACCAGCTTCGACACCCAGCAGCCCAACTATAAAAACATCTACCGCATCGTCACCCCAACAGACTACTCTACCGGCGTACAATACAATTCTGGAGTATCCACCGGCGTACCTGATGCTATAAAAAACGAGTTTCCACAAATGGAAAAAGTAGCAACCCTCCAAATGATAGAGGGGGCGCAGTTTTCTGCAGAAGAGAATGCAGGCAAAAATGCAGGAGAAAATGCAAGAAAGAATGCAGGAGATAATGCAGGCAGGAATGTAGAAGATAATGCAGGCAAGGATGCAGGAGAAAATGCAATAAAGAATGCAGGAAAAAATACAAGCGAAAAGGTCTTCAAAGAAGACCACGGTACTTACTTTATAGAACCCAGCTGGTTTGACCTGTTCCACCAAAAATGGCTCTCAGGCGATCCCTCCCAATTAGCCGCTCCCAATACAATCGTCTTAGACAAAACCACCGCCGAAAAATACTTCGGCACCTGGAAAAAAGCCATCGGCCAGATCATCACATTAGACAATAAGTATCCGCTCAAAGTAGCCGGTATCTTAGATAACGCACCTGCCAATACTGACTTTCCCCTCCGCATGGTAGTTTCATTTGAAACCCTCCGTCAGCACCCTGACGATTATAGCTATGTAAAAAACGACTGGGGCGGCATGAATGGTCAGCACCAGGTCTTTGTACAATTACCAGAAAATACAGACCCTGCTACTATCAGCAACCGCCTTAAAACTTTCAGCAAAGAACACTACACCAATCAATTGATTAAAGTAAGAACCCTGCTCTTACTTCCCCTCAGCGAAAACCACTTTGACAACCGTTTTAGTTATATCGTTCCTCATGTTTCCAGCCATACCCGATTGCTCACCCTTACATTCATCGGTGTGCTCATCCTGCTCATGGCCATCATTAACTTCATCAACCTCACCACCGCCCAAAGCGCCATCCGCTCCAAAGAAATCGGTATCCGCAAAGTATTAGGCAGCTTAAGAAGACAACTCATCACCGACCTGCTTTTTGAGACGGCTATACTCGTAACCGTAGCCATCCTGCTAGCCATCGGCATCGCACAATTATCCTTACCTGTATTGCGCGGATTTACCCCCATGCCAATCGCCGTATTCAGCATAGAAAATATTGTTTTCTTATTCATCCTTTTAATCTCTGTCACCTTATTCGCTGGCATCTACCCAGCTTTTATCTTATCCGGTTATCAACCGCTCAAAGCATTCAAACCCGCTGGTTTCTCCGTACGCCGTGGTTTAGTCATCACTCAATTTGCCATCTCCCAGATCATGATCATCGGCACTATCGTGGCCATGGAGCAGGTACACCTATTACAATCTGCTGACCTGGGGTTTAATAAGGAGGCGGTATACACGGTACCTGGTTTTGGTAATTACGACCTGAATGGTGCTGATGCCCTCAAAACCCGTTTAAAACAATACGCCGGTTTCGCCAGCATCACCTTAGCCAATATGCCACCCACTGCAAATAGCAACTGGATGGATGTTTTTTATTTTGACCAGGGGGCTACTCCCAGCAATTATAATATTGACATCCGTTGTGGGGATGCTGATTACGTCCGCACCTTTGGCCTGCAACTCATAGCAGGGCGTAACTACCAGGATGGTAAAAATATCCGTGAGCTTATCATCAATCAAACCTTTGCAAAGCAATTAGGCTATAAAGATCCTGCAAGTGCGATCGGTCACACGATAAAAATTAGTAACACAGGCGAATGGCACCAAATCGTAGGTGTGATAAAAGACTTTACCAACAATTCCCTGAGAGAACAGGTACGCCCGTCTGTAGTGATGCCCTGGCGCGAAGCCTGCTGGCTTACCTGCATAAAACTGACTGATTTCAAAATGATCGATGTACTGAAAGACGAATGGATGAAAGCCTTTCCCGGCTATGTGTTCAATGGTAGCTTCCTCACACAGCAAATGGAAAACTACTACCAGCAGGAGCAACAGCTTTCCCTGCTCTACCGCCTCTTTGCCGGCATCGCTATATTTATTTCCTGTCTGGGTTTATATGGAATGGTCTCTTTCATGGCAGTACAAAAAAAGAAAGAGATCGGAATTCGTAAGGTACTGGGTGCATCTGTCATGAATATACTTTACCTCTTCTGGAAAGAGTTTCTCACTTTAACAGGCATGGCTTTCCTGATAGCCGCACCAGCTGGCTGGTGGCTCATGAACAACTGGTTGCAAAACTTCACATTGCGTACGGAGGTCGGAGCAACAGTATTCCTGACCGCCATTGCAGCATCGGTAGCCATAGCTTTGCTCACCGTGAGTCACAAAGCAATGACTGCCGCGCTGACCAATCCGGTCCAAAGTATTCAAACGGAATAG
- a CDS encoding SusE domain-containing protein: MKTYFLHILAIMSLLAVSCKKDDYKLNTNMKPVPALSAPVDDKYIKLQPTTSASVSFEWEQARAEDGSLVLYEVVFDKEDGDFSAPLATIASDGGGVNNKLTLSHKDLNTIAAKAGIASLAVGKLKWTVNSSKGYNIQKAAETRTIEVERPNGFAEIPVDVFLTGAATEAGDNLAAALKMKSTSAGVFEIYTSLKNGTYHFTDRNNGTPTTFYIDGGAVKQDGESTQAVGTKIYRLQLDFNNAAATVTEITAIGLWFAPENKIMYNLDYTSNGVWSFKNQPITFHQESWGRDERYKFRLSVTAADGTTGYEWWGSSNADNNRPTSATPLSFWELHLISNSDQYNYCFKFNGDVDTKNCDVNVYFSPDKTYTHEVIIK; this comes from the coding sequence ATGAAAACATACTTCCTGCATATATTAGCTATCATGTCCCTGCTGGCTGTCAGCTGTAAAAAGGACGATTACAAACTCAATACGAACATGAAGCCGGTACCAGCGCTGAGTGCACCGGTAGATGATAAGTATATCAAACTGCAACCTACTACCAGCGCTTCCGTATCATTCGAATGGGAGCAGGCACGTGCCGAAGATGGTTCACTGGTATTGTACGAAGTAGTGTTCGACAAGGAAGACGGCGACTTCTCTGCACCACTTGCTACCATTGCATCTGATGGTGGTGGTGTGAATAACAAACTGACACTGTCTCACAAAGATCTGAATACCATCGCTGCCAAAGCGGGTATCGCTTCTCTTGCAGTAGGCAAATTGAAATGGACTGTCAACTCATCAAAAGGATACAATATTCAGAAAGCTGCTGAAACCCGTACTATCGAAGTAGAAAGACCAAATGGTTTTGCAGAAATTCCTGTTGATGTATTCCTGACAGGTGCTGCTACTGAAGCTGGTGATAACCTGGCTGCTGCGCTGAAAATGAAATCTACTTCTGCGGGTGTATTTGAAATCTATACTTCTCTGAAAAATGGTACTTACCATTTCACAGACAGAAATAATGGTACGCCGACTACCTTCTATATTGATGGGGGAGCTGTAAAACAAGATGGCGAAAGTACGCAGGCAGTTGGCACAAAAATATACCGTCTGCAACTGGATTTCAACAATGCTGCAGCTACTGTAACTGAAATTACCGCGATAGGTCTATGGTTCGCACCTGAAAACAAAATCATGTACAACCTGGATTATACCAGCAATGGTGTATGGTCTTTCAAAAACCAGCCGATCACCTTCCACCAGGAATCATGGGGGCGTGATGAACGTTATAAATTCCGCCTGAGTGTCACTGCAGCTGATGGTACGACAGGTTACGAATGGTGGGGTTCTTCCAATGCAGACAACAACCGTCCTACTTCTGCCACACCACTGTCTTTCTGGGAACTGCACCTGATCAGCAACAGCGATCAGTACAACTACTGTTTCAAATTCAACGGTGATGTAGATACTAAAAACTGTGATGTGAATGTATACTTCTCTCCTGACAAGACGTATACGCATGAAGTGATCATTAAATAA
- a CDS encoding TonB-dependent receptor has product MKERPLRFTIPATFRSLFLPMFVCMIVMNILDLRAQMAFASNTGRYSGAQQVNAAEKPTENRISLQVNDEGLGQVLEKIEAQTPFVFVYSNDEVKAGQRVTLTVKDQQLDDVLKLILSPLDIRFEKINNKIILRQGRQPAATYQANDLSVSGRIVDAKGVGIPNVNVRLQGTNLGTTTNDDGFFTLKIPAGQANGTLVCSSVGYIPSEVGINGRTNITVMLTADSKDLGEIVITAYGSQKKTQVTAAINTISTRDIEGRPVTNMFQALQGTAPNLILQQQNAEPGAKLTLNIRGVGSLTGNSPLIIIDGVQTGGDGLQNLNPYDVESISVLKDAASSAIYGSQAANGVIYITTKRGSKDDKPSVTYNGMYGWQKPTTLPRNVEAWEYMTLKDEALVNSGKTPQYTPDEIAYWKRKGSYPSYMDEMIRNYTPQQNHSLSLTGGGKSSSYLISLGYVNQGNMLQNKYVNQDFYYKRYNARANLGVDVSKYVKVNANIAYTKSFFRRQSADIGILMRDAMRTPRIYPVKDSLGNFVVPALNSNNVFAQLDLQGFDLVEKDNLLGGLDVTITPVKHLKLNFNASGNYTITNDINRVNKYSYAPYYTTANPPTYNQYSESEYKDNNTNVYATAEYENNFGKHYVKAQVGARSDAVNEYYGIKASRYGTTNLDDQWAIGGGYIPKPDGSYDYSTIGTYNDISNPNLYALNSLFGRVNYVYDDKYLAEFTWRYDGSSKLAPGHRWQFFPAFSLGWRVTDEKLFKDFKDKYGNIKLRYSWGQVGNSNIGGFNYLARVTLNSGKYAFNNAPAPGADFSAYNETLQWEISTMSNYGVDMDLFNNKITASFDYFNKTTTGIYLFQVVPGTAGIGSSLQNVGKVENKGWEISLSYHAKTGAVKHTIGVNLSDNLNRVIKYGEQSIQGSDFTYIIKEGFPIASYYGYKSNGLYQNLDDIKNAPKVPFAYNQQVMPGDIKYIDRNGDGVIDANDRYVFGNPFPRYTFGFNYSASWRNFDFSMFWQGVGKRTQFLRGDIVEAFHNNEDHAFVQHLDRWTPTNPDATYPRLTIGAADANNFAYSDYWLFDTRYLRLKNLQFGYNLPKRFTDRIKVQGARIYFTSQNLLTFTPRRFHDLGVDPEFTQFDDKLSFSNYNAIAGRSYPNAATFSFGIDLKF; this is encoded by the coding sequence ATGAAAGAAAGACCGCTACGTTTTACTATTCCGGCTACTTTCCGCTCCCTTTTCCTGCCTATGTTCGTCTGTATGATCGTTATGAACATACTCGATCTGCGCGCCCAGATGGCTTTCGCCTCCAACACTGGCCGTTACTCAGGCGCACAGCAGGTCAATGCCGCCGAAAAGCCCACAGAAAACCGCATCTCCCTCCAGGTAAACGATGAAGGATTGGGACAGGTGCTGGAAAAAATTGAAGCGCAAACACCCTTCGTCTTCGTCTACTCTAACGACGAAGTGAAAGCCGGCCAAAGAGTCACCCTTACCGTCAAAGATCAACAGCTCGACGATGTGCTCAAACTCATCCTCTCTCCGCTGGACATCCGCTTCGAAAAGATCAATAACAAAATCATCCTGCGTCAGGGCCGCCAGCCAGCCGCTACTTACCAGGCAAATGATCTGAGTGTCAGTGGCCGTATTGTAGACGCCAAAGGCGTTGGCATCCCTAACGTCAACGTACGTCTGCAAGGTACCAATCTAGGCACCACTACAAATGATGATGGTTTTTTTACGCTAAAGATCCCAGCTGGGCAAGCCAATGGTACCTTAGTTTGCTCTTCCGTTGGCTACATCCCATCGGAGGTGGGTATCAATGGCAGAACTAATATTACCGTAATGCTCACCGCCGATTCCAAGGACCTGGGAGAGATAGTGATCACAGCTTACGGCTCACAAAAGAAAACCCAGGTAACTGCGGCCATCAATACCATTTCGACCAGGGATATTGAAGGCCGCCCTGTAACAAACATGTTCCAGGCCCTACAGGGTACTGCCCCCAACCTCATCCTGCAACAACAAAATGCAGAACCAGGTGCTAAACTCACCCTCAATATCCGTGGTGTAGGTAGCCTCACCGGCAACTCCCCACTCATCATCATCGATGGTGTGCAGACCGGTGGCGATGGCTTACAAAACCTGAACCCTTACGATGTGGAAAGCATCTCCGTATTGAAAGATGCCGCTTCTTCCGCTATCTACGGTTCTCAGGCTGCTAACGGTGTTATCTATATCACCACCAAAAGAGGTTCCAAAGACGATAAACCATCCGTGACCTACAATGGTATGTATGGCTGGCAAAAACCAACCACACTACCCCGCAACGTGGAAGCATGGGAATATATGACCCTGAAAGATGAAGCACTGGTGAACTCCGGTAAAACACCACAGTACACACCCGATGAAATTGCTTACTGGAAACGTAAAGGTTCATATCCCTCTTACATGGATGAAATGATCCGTAACTATACCCCTCAGCAAAATCATAGCTTAAGCCTGACTGGCGGGGGTAAAAGCAGCAGCTATCTGATCTCCCTCGGTTATGTCAACCAGGGCAACATGCTGCAGAATAAATACGTAAACCAGGACTTCTATTATAAACGCTACAACGCCAGAGCAAACCTCGGCGTAGATGTAAGCAAATACGTAAAAGTAAATGCAAACATTGCGTACACTAAATCCTTCTTCCGCCGCCAATCTGCCGACATCGGTATCCTGATGCGCGATGCCATGCGTACACCCCGTATCTATCCTGTAAAAGATTCTCTGGGCAACTTCGTCGTTCCTGCACTGAACAGTAACAACGTGTTCGCACAGCTGGATCTGCAAGGGTTTGACCTGGTTGAAAAAGATAACCTGCTCGGTGGTCTGGATGTAACGATCACCCCGGTGAAACACCTGAAGCTGAACTTCAATGCCTCCGGCAATTACACCATCACCAACGATATCAACAGGGTGAATAAGTATAGCTACGCTCCTTATTATACCACTGCGAATCCACCTACTTACAACCAGTATTCTGAATCTGAATACAAGGATAACAACACGAACGTATACGCCACTGCTGAATACGAAAACAACTTCGGCAAGCACTACGTAAAAGCACAGGTAGGCGCACGTAGCGATGCAGTGAATGAATACTATGGTATCAAAGCCAGCCGCTATGGTACCACCAACCTCGATGACCAATGGGCTATCGGTGGCGGTTATATTCCTAAGCCTGATGGCAGCTATGATTATTCTACCATCGGCACTTACAATGATATCAGCAATCCCAATCTCTATGCACTGAACTCTCTCTTTGGAAGGGTCAACTATGTATACGACGATAAATATCTCGCGGAGTTCACCTGGCGCTATGATGGCTCTTCCAAACTGGCTCCCGGTCATCGCTGGCAGTTCTTCCCTGCATTCTCCCTGGGGTGGAGAGTGACAGACGAAAAGCTCTTCAAAGACTTCAAAGATAAATACGGCAACATCAAGCTGCGCTACTCATGGGGTCAAGTGGGTAACTCCAACATCGGAGGCTTCAACTACCTGGCCCGCGTAACGCTCAACTCCGGCAAGTATGCGTTCAACAACGCACCTGCTCCCGGTGCTGATTTCTCCGCATACAACGAAACGTTGCAATGGGAAATCTCTACCATGAGTAACTATGGCGTGGATATGGATCTGTTCAATAACAAGATCACCGCCAGCTTCGACTACTTCAATAAAACTACCACTGGCATCTACCTCTTCCAGGTAGTACCGGGTACAGCAGGTATCGGCTCTTCTTTGCAGAACGTAGGTAAAGTGGAAAACAAAGGATGGGAAATCTCCTTATCCTACCACGCGAAAACAGGCGCTGTGAAGCACACGATCGGCGTAAACTTATCTGATAACCTGAACAGGGTGATCAAATATGGTGAACAGTCCATTCAGGGTTCTGACTTCACTTACATCATCAAAGAAGGATTCCCGATCGCTTCTTACTATGGCTACAAATCCAATGGTCTGTACCAGAACCTGGACGATATCAAGAATGCACCCAAAGTGCCATTCGCCTACAATCAACAGGTGATGCCCGGCGATATCAAATATATAGACCGTAATGGTGATGGCGTGATCGATGCAAACGACCGTTATGTATTCGGTAATCCATTCCCTCGTTACACATTCGGATTTAACTACAGTGCCAGCTGGCGCAACTTCGACTTCTCCATGTTCTGGCAGGGAGTTGGCAAGCGTACCCAGTTCCTGCGCGGTGATATCGTAGAAGCATTCCATAACAATGAGGACCACGCCTTTGTACAACACCTGGATCGCTGGACACCTACAAATCCGGATGCAACCTATCCACGTCTCACCATCGGTGCGGCTGATGCTAACAACTTCGCTTATTCAGACTACTGGCTGTTCGACACCCGCTACCTGCGCCTGAAGAACCTGCAATTTGGCTACAATCTGCCTAAGCGCTTTACCGATCGTATAAAGGTACAGGGTGCAAGGATCTACTTCACCAGTCAGAACCTGCTCACCTTCACACCTCGTCGCTTCCACGATCTTGGTGTAGATCCTGAGTTCACACAGTTCGACGATAAGCTGTCTTTTTCCAATTACAATGCTATTGCAGGACGTAGCTATCCGAATGCAGCTACCTTCTCTTTCGGTATAGACCTGAAATTTTAA
- a CDS encoding RNA polymerase sigma-70 factor produces MSNNENIHLWQQQIADDGDEKAFASLFRHYYERLLHFCMQYVSTREAAEEIVSDVFVKIWNRRAGLGAISNLEVYLFVAVKNHSLNYLEQYSNLRITPLNDDSGLAGLTTTDPEKTMEWKEILFKMDQEVNRLPDQCRRVFKLIKEEGFKYKDVAEILNISPRTVETQLFRAMKRLNEVIGPFVSMKAKKK; encoded by the coding sequence ATGAGCAACAATGAAAACATCCATTTATGGCAACAGCAAATAGCTGATGATGGCGATGAAAAAGCTTTCGCCTCGCTATTCCGTCACTATTACGAACGACTGTTGCATTTCTGCATGCAATATGTGTCCACGCGCGAAGCTGCGGAAGAAATCGTCTCCGACGTATTTGTGAAGATCTGGAACCGACGTGCCGGGCTGGGTGCTATTTCTAACCTGGAAGTATACCTGTTCGTAGCAGTCAAAAATCATTCACTCAATTATCTTGAACAATATTCCAACCTTAGAATTACTCCACTAAATGATGATTCAGGTTTAGCCGGGCTGACCACTACAGACCCGGAGAAAACAATGGAATGGAAAGAGATCCTCTTCAAAATGGATCAGGAAGTAAACCGCCTTCCGGATCAATGTCGGCGGGTATTTAAACTGATTAAAGAAGAAGGATTTAAATATAAAGATGTGGCTGAAATTCTTAACATCTCGCCACGCACTGTCGAAACACAATTATTCAGAGCGATGAAGCGATTGAATGAAGTGATCGGTCCATTTGTTTCAATGAAAGCAAAAAAGAAATAG